Part of the Bacillus sp. N1-1 genome, TTCTTTAAGACCGATAACGTCCCATCGGTCTCAAAAATAGCATAGTCCACGTCCTTCAATGAAAAGATGTTCTTTTTTCGTAGCAAGAGGTTAAGGCTATCGATGTCGAGTCGAAGTTTACGAAGCTCGTTCTCCATTATTTTTCCGTCACGGACAACGATTTTTGGACTTCCTTCCACTCCTAATCTGAATAATTTTGAATTTAAATCTACATAGCCGATTAAGATCGTGAAAAGAGTCCACGCCGCAAGTGAAATCACGCCATTTCTAACACTTAAAGTAGAGTCGATTGCAAGAGATGCGCCTAACGTTCCTAAGGCAATGGCGGAGACAAAATTAAAAAAGGTCAATTGGGAAATTTCTTTTCTTCCCATAAACCTTGTCAATAAAAGCAACGTGGCAAAGGCAAGAGAAAGCCTTAGAAGTAATTCGAAAAGATCCATTTTACTCACTCCCTTATATGAGTACGATAACTTTTTCTTTAGGGTCTCTTTAATCCGAAATTAAATACAGCCTAAACTAATGAAACTTTTCCAATTCCATAATCGTATAAATCATAAATAGAAAAAATCACTTTTTATGGAATTTTATTCAGTATGTTTCTTATAACCATGTGAATGAGACACATTGAAAAATTGACTAGACGATCAGAATTAGTTTCATGTTGCTATTGATCATTAGTTTATTTATTAATATAGAGCGCATTCCTGTAGAACTGCTCTGGTATCTTAAAACGCATATTATCATGTTTGTGTTTATCATTGTAACGGAAACGGCAAGAACGATTATGGAGAAGCGGTATGCAGAGAACAAAAATGATTACCTTTTTACTCTGTTTCAACTTGGAATCATCGTTGCTTTCTCTCTATCCTTGTTTTTAACTAACTTTTTATTGGCTGTTTGAAGTGTTTAGAGTATTGTGTACACATTTCGTTTTGATCACTTCGCATGTTACATAGATATAAAAGGTTACGTGCGATTTTTAGAGAACATAATGTAAGTGGAGCCTAGGACAAACTAAAACTATTTTTCATGGTGAAGGAGAAAACCACATGCTAGCATTCGAAAAACCAGATGTTGAACAATTTTTCCGGACGTTTGGGATTCAAACATTTGCGGTTAGTCCAGATGAAAAGCAGCTCGTTTTTAGTACGAACTTGAACGGAACGTACAATTTGTGGGCGATGAATTTGCCGGGAACGTTTCCTTATCCTTTAACGTTTGAAAACCAGAGCTGTCATGAATTACTTTACAGCCAAACAGATGATTATCTCATAGCCATTATGGACAAGGATGGGGATGAGAATGGTCAGGTTTATGCGGTCTCCACACGTGGAGGGAAAGTGAAACCGCTCCGGAAACAAGAAGGGTTTCGCCACGACATGCCCCTTTTAACACGAGATGGTAAACGACTGTATTATACCTCGAATAAGGAAGATCAAACGTTTCTAAAAGCATACGCTTACAACCTTGAAACCGAAACTGAAGAAACGATTCTTCATGGAGAAGACGCGATTACTCTTGTTATGGCGATCAGTCCAGAAGAAGGCAGTTTTCTCTATGGGAAATTATTTGGCAATACCTATTCTCTGCCTTATGTAAAAGTGGGGGATGAACATATTTTGCTTACGCCGGAGACGAGTCCCGAGCATACCTTTTCAGGAGCTGTATACGTCTCAGAAACGGAAATCTATTTGATTACTAATTACGGAGAGGATTTCTCGTACCTTGCGAAGTTTGATCTTACAACGAGAGAGTTTCAAAAAGTTCTTCAGCTAGAGAAGGAAGATTTCTCGGATCTTCAGTTTAATCGGCATCATCAATGTCTTTATCTTGTGAGTCAAAAAGGCGCTGTTGATTCTTTTTATGAATATCATTTAAATTCAGGAGAACTTGGGAAAATCGAAATACCTGTCACTGTTATTGAAAAAGTAATTGTTGGTGGCAATGGTGGTGTTTATCTCCTCGGTTGCTCTCCAACAGTTCCCTTCAATCTCTATCAAAAGGTTGACCAGAAGTGGTCACGTCTCACAAACTACTCTGTTCCTGGCGTGACGAAAAAAGAAATGGTAGAGCCTGAAATAGTGACGTATCCATCTTATGACGGTCTTGAAATTGAAGCGCTGTTTTTCCGGGCGAAGAAAGAAAACGACAATGGACATGTGATTTTATGGCCGCATGGAGGTCCACAGGTTGCTGAGCGTGCATCGTTTCGCTCTTTGTTCCAGTTTCTGATTCATCGTGGCTACAGCATTTTTGCACCGAATTTTAGAGGATCATCAGGATACGGTCTCGCTTTTAAAAGGATGGTAGAAGGAGATTGGGGAAACGGACCGCGTCTTGATCACATTCATGGATTAGAGTGGCTAATCCAGCAAGGATACGCTGACCGAGATAAAATCTTTCTAATGGGTGGGAGCTATGGTGGCTATATGGCGCTCCTTCTTCACGGCAGACATTCGGATTATTTTAAAGCTGTCGTGGATATTTTTGGTCCAAGTAACCTTTTTAGCTTTGTGAACTCTGTTCCTGAGCACTGGAAACCAGCTACAAAGCAGCTAGTTGGGGATCCGGAACTTGATTATGAGAAAGTGAAAGCAGCCTCGCCACATACATACATCGATTCCATGACAAAGCCGATGCTCGTCATCCAGGGTGCGCAGGACCCTCGTGTTGTAAAAGAAGAGTCTGATCAAATTGTAGAGGCGTTACGCGAAAAAGGCCGAGATGTCGATTATCTAGTGTTAGAAGATGAAGGACACGGATTTTCGAAAAAAGAGAATGAAATGACTGTATATCGAAAAGTATTACGTTTCTTTGATCAATTTATTTGATTCGAGAAAGGTTTTGGTAGAAGGAGCAAGCTACAGTTGTAGCTTGCTTGTTTTCATATCATTTCTTCTGCTCTTTGCGTCTGAGGTTTAATGTATTTGGCTAATAGCATACGTGAGATTGGTCCAACGAGTAGCAATTGAGCTGGCAGGGCAACGATAAGGTTTAAGCCAACTGTTTTGAGGTAAGCCGTAATAAGGGACCCTTCAAGTCCTACCATAAGGGAGGTTAGTATCATTCCATAGATTGACATAATCAACACCATGATTGGAACCATACAAAAACCAAGAGCAATAATAAAATTCTTTTCGATAGATTGATCATAAGGGAGCGATAAGGCTAGTTTACGTGCGATCGGCTCCACGAATGACTCAACGAGAAAAGCAATAATGAACGTACCAACAAGTTGGAGCACAACAGCTCCGAAGGTAAGGTGCGCTCCGTGTAAAATCATGTTGTATAAAGACATGACTAAAACCATCCCACTACACATGAAAACCCCGAAAATGATTCCTTCTTTTTTATTACTTGGCAAACTAGAACATCCTTTCTCTTAGCGAATAAAGCTTATTATATAGCTTTCATTTTTTCTTCATAAGTGACGTTTATGTGAACAATTCAAACGTATTTTGAAAT contains:
- a CDS encoding DUF4181 domain-containing protein; protein product: MSFMLLLIISLFINIERIPVELLWYLKTHIIMFVFIIVTETARTIMEKRYAENKNDYLFTLFQLGIIVAFSLSLFLTNFLLAV
- a CDS encoding DUF2798 domain-containing protein, whose protein sequence is MPSNKKEGIIFGVFMCSGMVLVMSLYNMILHGAHLTFGAVVLQLVGTFIIAFLVESFVEPIARKLALSLPYDQSIEKNFIIALGFCMVPIMVLIMSIYGMILTSLMVGLEGSLITAYLKTVGLNLIVALPAQLLLVGPISRMLLAKYIKPQTQRAEEMI
- a CDS encoding prolyl oligopeptidase family serine peptidase — encoded protein: MLAFEKPDVEQFFRTFGIQTFAVSPDEKQLVFSTNLNGTYNLWAMNLPGTFPYPLTFENQSCHELLYSQTDDYLIAIMDKDGDENGQVYAVSTRGGKVKPLRKQEGFRHDMPLLTRDGKRLYYTSNKEDQTFLKAYAYNLETETEETILHGEDAITLVMAISPEEGSFLYGKLFGNTYSLPYVKVGDEHILLTPETSPEHTFSGAVYVSETEIYLITNYGEDFSYLAKFDLTTREFQKVLQLEKEDFSDLQFNRHHQCLYLVSQKGAVDSFYEYHLNSGELGKIEIPVTVIEKVIVGGNGGVYLLGCSPTVPFNLYQKVDQKWSRLTNYSVPGVTKKEMVEPEIVTYPSYDGLEIEALFFRAKKENDNGHVILWPHGGPQVAERASFRSLFQFLIHRGYSIFAPNFRGSSGYGLAFKRMVEGDWGNGPRLDHIHGLEWLIQQGYADRDKIFLMGGSYGGYMALLLHGRHSDYFKAVVDIFGPSNLFSFVNSVPEHWKPATKQLVGDPELDYEKVKAASPHTYIDSMTKPMLVIQGAQDPRVVKEESDQIVEALREKGRDVDYLVLEDEGHGFSKKENEMTVYRKVLRFFDQFI
- a CDS encoding DUF421 domain-containing protein — encoded protein: MDLFELLLRLSLAFATLLLLTRFMGRKEISQLTFFNFVSAIALGTLGASLAIDSTLSVRNGVISLAAWTLFTILIGYVDLNSKLFRLGVEGSPKIVVRDGKIMENELRKLRLDIDSLNLLLRKKNIFSLKDVDYAIFETDGTLSVLKKENKLPLTKEDQGIPADLQKKHPIPAPIIEDGQINKKSLIEMNVEEDWVIQQLKVQGIQSVLDVFYAEIQKDGTLYIDKRNDHLH